Within the Aspergillus luchuensis IFO 4308 DNA, chromosome 5, nearly complete sequence genome, the region GATCATACTATCACGATTGTGCTCTGTGGAGTTATGCCATAGATCAATCTGTCCAAGACCTCACCGACTGTCTTTATAAGGCTGGGGTAGCGTGGGAGGATGTTTGGTGCACAGGAAACACCAATGCGACGGCAACAGTCACCTCATATCCAACCGCAACGGCTACGGGTACATCAGGTACAAAGAGTGAGGGGGCGAGTAAGACAGGAAGTTCGACTTCTTCTACTGCTTCTGAGACAGCATCGGAGAAGAATGCGGCATATTCTTGCCGCAGTCAGGTTTCTACTAAGCTTGCATTGGGAATGCTGGGGCTCGTTGTGACGGGGGCTATGGGCTGGCTTTAAGGGGGATTGTCTGGCTACTTCATGTTGTTGAATTATCTTGTAGTAATTCTTTGTATTGTACTTATATGGAGATCGTCTTATCCTGCAATTCAGATTCCTCTCACCCAAGTAGAGTATGTGCCTAGAAGCAGACCGTTACTCAGGCCAGGGAACCTCAAACGTAGTGGCTAAATGCTCCCGCACTACTACACCTTGGACATCATGGATATATTCAACCCAGCTGTTATGAAAATTTTATATTGATGCTGATATATTTAACCTATGATGGAGACAAAACGCGAACCGGGAAGAGAAACTCTAATATCCTTGACTGAAACGAGTGTTAGCTCACAATCCCATGAGGCACTTCTGATAACTCACATTGTTTCGCCCGAATTCAATGCCAAGTCTGATCTCCAACTTGTAGCTCCGGGTGACATTGCATGTTTCGAATGTAGGTGTCAGGCAATGTGGTAGACGATGCCTACTCCATACCGCATCGTCTAGAGTCATGACCGTCCCAGACGCTGCCATTGCATTCAAAAATGGTTTTCCCAAGTTTGTTATCGTCTGTATAATCCACGAGCGGGTAGCGCTTTGCATTATCCCATGTGCCCTGATATCTGTTGTTTCGATAAGCATGGATTGGAAGTCCCGTAGTGATACATCGGGTTTCTCGTCATTAATGTTGGTGACCTTTACACTCAGTGCTATTGGGTGTCCTAGCAGAACAAACGGTCCGTTCACCAGT harbors:
- a CDS encoding uncharacterized protein (COG:S;~EggNog:ENOG410PTEQ;~antiSMASH:Cluster_5.14), with protein sequence MTSTTTTSAAATSTTCGGSGQYELPVKDAACGVPNTKNYQLLLDNCAKPAGSRSYYHDCALWSYAIDQSVQDLTDCLYKAGVAWEDVWCTGNTNATATVTSYPTATATGTSGTKSEGASKTGSSTSSTASETASEKNAAYSCRSQVSTKLALGMLGLVVTGAMGWL